A window of Bacillota bacterium genomic DNA:
CCCGAGGTTACCCCCGTTCTTCGAAAACACGTACCTTATCTCCGCCGCAGTCCTGTTCTTGTTGTCGGTGAGGATCTCCAGGAGCACCGCGACGCCACCGGGACCATAGCCTTCGTACACCATCTCCTCGTAGGAGACACCCTCCAGCTCCCCTGTTCCCCGCTGGATGGCCCTGGTGATGTTCTCCTGGGGTATGTTAGCGTCTTTTGCCTTCTGCACCGCCAGCTTGAGACGGTGGTTTATTTCGGGGTTCCCCCCTCCCTGGCGGGCCGCCGCGATGATCTCCTTGCTGATCTTGGAGAAGACGTTTCCCCGGGCCGCGTCAGCCCTGGCCTTGCGATGCTTTATGTTAGCCCACTTGGAATGGCCGGACATTATGTAACCCCCTTACTGGCTCTTCGTTGACCTGCCCCCCTGGCACACGGGACAGCCAGGGTGCCCCTCAACGCTTACCTCGATGAACTCCAAGGTCAAGCCGTTGAAGAGCAGGAGCCTTCCCCGCAGTGTCCTGCCAACGCCCAGGAGGATTTTTATGGTCTCCATGGCCTGTATGGCCCCTATGACCCCAGGGGCCGCGCCGAGGACCCCCGCCTGCTGGGGTGACAGCGTGGCCTCCGGCGGCGGAGGTTTAGGGAACAGGCAACGGTAGCACGGGCCATCCGGGGGCCAGAACACAGACGCCTGGCCCTCGGTGCGAAAGATGCTGCCATGAACCATGGGGACACCCAGCCTCACGCAGGCATCGTTGATGACGTAGCGGGCCTGGTAGTTGTCGGTGGCGTCCACAACCGCCTGGAAACCCCGGAGGATCTCCAGGGCATTGTCCTGGGCCAGTGCCTCACTGAAGGTCTTCAGCCGGACGTCCGGGTTCAGGCCCTCCAGCTTCTCAGCGGCGGATTCTACCTTGGGTCTCCCCACATCGGCCTCACGGTGCAGGATCTGCCTCTGGAGGTTGCTCACATCCACCACATCAGCGTCGATTACCCCGAGGGTCCCCACTCCCGCTGCCGCCAGGTAGTAGAGGGCTGGCGAGCCAAGCCCTCCCGCGCCAACCACCAGGACTGAAGACCCCAGCAGCCGTTCCTGGCCTCCGGCGCCGATCTCGGGGATAACGATGTTCCTGGAATACCTGGCCTCCTGCCGTGGACTAAGTGTCACCCTTTCTTCCCTCCCTGCCTTACCCTGAGAGTCCTCATGCGGTTGACGGCGCCAGCCAGTTCAAAGATGCGAGGCATGGCACAGGTGCCTTCGGGTTGCCCCTGGTAGGGCGAGAGCAAGATCAAGCCCTCCTTGGTCAC
This region includes:
- the moeB gene encoding molybdopterin-synthase adenylyltransferase MoeB, encoding MTLSPRQEARYSRNIVIPEIGAGGQERLLGSSVLVVGAGGLGSPALYYLAAAGVGTLGVIDADVVDVSNLQRQILHREADVGRPKVESAAEKLEGLNPDVRLKTFSEALAQDNALEILRGFQAVVDATDNYQARYVINDACVRLGVPMVHGSIFRTEGQASVFWPPDGPCYRCLFPKPPPPEATLSPQQAGVLGAAPGVIGAIQAMETIKILLGVGRTLRGRLLLFNGLTLEFIEVSVEGHPGCPVCQGGRSTKSQ